In the genome of Balneola sp., one region contains:
- a CDS encoding SIS domain-containing protein — protein sequence MTDKEFLEDYFNRYEKVLFQTDVTSELTATKELFQKIKNGRKKVMFAGNGASATIASHAALDFTKQAKVQGLCFNEDALITAFANDFGYENWVARAIEHYYQEGDAVVLISSSGSSKNIVNAAKTAKELGIKVITFSGFGPDNTLKSLGDINFWVESKAYNIIEHAHSIWLLAVVDMILGKAEYSVS from the coding sequence ATGACAGATAAGGAATTTTTAGAAGATTATTTTAATAGATACGAAAAGGTTCTATTTCAGACGGATGTAACCTCTGAACTTACTGCGACCAAAGAACTCTTTCAGAAAATCAAAAATGGCAGAAAGAAAGTAATGTTTGCAGGCAATGGCGCAAGTGCAACCATTGCCAGTCATGCCGCGTTAGATTTTACAAAGCAGGCGAAAGTTCAGGGTTTATGTTTCAATGAAGACGCATTAATCACAGCTTTTGCAAATGATTTTGGTTACGAAAATTGGGTTGCCAGAGCAATTGAACATTATTATCAAGAAGGCGACGCAGTGGTGCTAATTAGTTCAAGTGGTAGTTCAAAAAACATTGTGAATGCAGCCAAAACAGCAAAAGAATTGGGCATAAAGGTAATAACCTTTAGCGGTTTCGGACCAGATAATACTCTTAAATCTTTGGGTGATATTAATTTCTGGGTTGAGAGTAAAGCGTATAATATTATTGAGCATGCTCATTCTATTTGGCTTCTTGCAGTCGTTGACATGATACTAGGGAAAGCTGAGTATAGTGTCTCATAA
- a CDS encoding gfo/Idh/MocA family oxidoreductase → MNQVGILGFGKMGQIRAETIENTKKAVVKSVYEYSDQIKIEDYNKVESPDEIFSDTEIDIIFVCTPNFLNKEYTIKGLEAGKHVFCEKPPAFTADDVQEIIEVEKRTGKKLMYGFNHRHHSSIKHMKGLIKSNEYGKILWMRGRYGKSVDESFFKGWRAKRELAGGGIFIDQGIHMLDLFLHFAKDFDEIHAIVSDLYWGLDIEDNVFAMFKNTETGIAASLHSTMTQWRHLFSIEVFLEKGYMVLNGLKTSSGTYGDEVLSIAKNRSTAPAATWEDEERITFHTNSSWRSEIDHFMECITEDKAVSVGSSNDALKLMKIIDKVYENAK, encoded by the coding sequence ATGAATCAAGTAGGAATATTAGGTTTCGGAAAAATGGGGCAAATAAGAGCCGAAACTATCGAGAACACAAAAAAAGCAGTAGTAAAATCTGTCTATGAATATTCTGACCAGATTAAAATTGAAGATTATAATAAGGTAGAATCGCCAGATGAAATATTCAGTGATACAGAAATTGATATCATTTTTGTCTGTACACCAAATTTTCTGAATAAAGAATACACTATTAAAGGACTAGAAGCTGGTAAGCACGTTTTCTGCGAGAAACCACCAGCATTTACAGCAGATGATGTGCAGGAAATTATTGAGGTTGAAAAAAGAACAGGCAAAAAGCTAATGTACGGATTCAACCATCGCCATCATTCAAGTATAAAACATATGAAAGGATTGATTAAGTCCAACGAATATGGAAAGATTCTATGGATGAGAGGTAGATACGGTAAATCTGTAGATGAATCTTTCTTCAAAGGATGGAGAGCAAAAAGAGAATTAGCAGGTGGTGGTATTTTTATTGATCAGGGTATCCATATGTTGGATTTGTTTCTACATTTTGCAAAGGATTTCGATGAAATTCATGCGATTGTTTCTGATCTATATTGGGGCTTGGATATTGAAGACAATGTTTTCGCTATGTTTAAAAATACAGAAACCGGTATTGCAGCCTCACTTCACTCTACAATGACACAATGGAGACATCTGTTCTCAATCGAAGTATTCCTGGAAAAAGGCTATATGGTTTTAAATGGTCTAAAAACATCATCTGGAACTTATGGCGATGAAGTTTTATCTATTGCCAAAAACAGGTCAACTGCACCTGCAGCAACCTGGGAAGATGAAGAAAGAATTACATTTCATACGAACTCATCCTGGAGATCAGAAATTGATCACTTCATGGAATGTATTACTGAAGACAAAGCGGTTTCAGTTGGAAGCTCAAATGATGCGCTTAAATTGATGAAAATAATTGACAAAGTTTACGAAAACGCAAAATAA